The segment acaaaaacaagtgtAAAAGAAGAACAAAACATGCATGCTGGATACAATGATTCTAATTTACTaagttaaacttattttattcatattttaaaaagaaaactatgtaAACTAATATTTGGAATAAACCTATAAGTACAAACATACAAATAACAATACGTAattgttgtacatttaaaatacatacttaCATACGTCATATATGTAACATTTCATTGCTCACTTGTTGTAAACGTTTCTTAAATCATATATGCCTTGCTATagaatgttaaaaacatttgttacGTGCACATATTTGTATAAGGAACAAACggaacaaacataaaaatttgaattacggATATAAACTCTTTCTCGGGTGGATAAAACGGTTCGCCCAGGATAgtgttttgtattgtaaaacaaacattatcGTATAATGTATGTGTATTGTACGATCATTGCCCAATAATATATCCACTGTAATAGCAAAAGAATTACGTAACAGAGACAAAACACTAATTTCAATGTTCAATTGGTAATGACATTATTACATTACCCAAGTTCTAAAAATAACAAGGAAGGAGTGCGCCGCACAATGTGTTGCGTATTTCATTCCTATTCATATTAGTTACAGTTaagtacacaattaaatataattaatctatttttagACAGAATAAATAGCCCATAAACGTATACTAAAGGAAATTGATATTTCTATTTTCCCTTATCGAAATGGGAAAATAGAAAGCCTATGATAAGTAATAGggtatcataaaataaaataataattccatttattaaaaaaggtagGTTTAGTGATATTTATATTAAGGGGAGCCATTTAAAATCGTCCGTATAATAAACCTTAAAGCATTACAGACTTACTTTaactacaaaacaattattaaaatgttatatttaagttagtATATAAAATTGGAAACAAATCATGAATGGGAATTTATATCTTCTTTACATTTTCAATACTGTTCTGAAACTACACTAAGAGATATCACCTTCATTATTGACCTATCCATTTGGTACATCTGGTCtgcaaatttatttacattccaacggcaatacACTAATTTACACTTTACAACAAGTTGATGGCACatgttaagaagaaaaaaaaaaacagcaaaaaacttAACGAGTAACAAACAATTGGATATAAACAATAGCTATGCTACAAGATGCTTAACTGTCAATGCAATGCTTTACAAACTAAATCTGACATTGATACTTAAATACTTACTCAATGAAGATATCCGACAACTCTGCCACAAATGCCAATAATACGGTGACTAGAAAGTACTACGAATCAgttaacaaagataacaaaaaagaacaaaaacaatggacttaataataaccataacaaaacaaaaataaacagagCAATGAATAACAAACGAATAAATAACAACACTATAGAATAACAAAACGATAAAGAATgtgattaataacaaaacaaaaaatgccTTAAGACTATGATTATGACTATAAAAGATGACTAATGCAGGTCTGGGCTGGAGTCCGCAGCAATGCGTTTGATGGCTCGAAGGGATGTGGAGAAAAAATCCACAGACGAGCAAATGTCGTTGCCAAGTCGCATCAATCGTGGGATGGGGCTATGTCGGAGGTAGTTCCTGGCGGCATGACTCAGCTCGAACAAATGCTGCTGCCTTGGCCCTGTAGGGATGCGGAACCGGATCATCTCAAGTAGGCTGGAGCAATTGATCTGGCAGTTTATGAGCCTGGACAGGAAGGAGATATCAGCAACTCTTCGTCTGCACTCCAGACTCCGAAGACCATACGCAACCGACAGCTCGTCCACTGAGACGTCAAAGTATCTCATACCAGAGCGGTATCCTAGAAATCGCACAAAGTGTCTCTGCACTGACTGGAGCTGTTTGATATGTCCATGTTGGTATGGGGACCAGACCACAGAATAATACTCCAGCAGCGGGCTAGCAAGTGTCCTGAACATAAGGGCAGCAGCGCCAGTACTTTAACCCGTCATTTGGAAGTCATTTCATGATTGCGTCATTATTCAGTATTTCTAGTTTCAGTTGATAATTGGCGCAAATGTAGTTTAGTtgcttaatttatttcaactactgcattttcaaattaatcaacTCCTTCTATACATTTATCATGTTG is part of the Homalodisca vitripennis isolate AUS2020 chromosome 8, UT_GWSS_2.1, whole genome shotgun sequence genome and harbors:
- the LOC124368274 gene encoding uncharacterized protein LOC124368274 produces the protein MFRTLASPLLEYYSVVWSPYQHGHIKQLQSVQRHFVRFLGYRSGMRYFDVSVDELSVAYGLRSLECRRRVADISFLSRLINCQINCSSLLEMIRFRIPTGPRQQHLFELSHAARNYLRHSPIPRLMRLGNDICSSVDFFSTSLRAIKRIAADSSPDLH